In the Candidatus Poribacteria bacterium genome, ACCCCCTAAATCCCCCTTATCAGGGGGACTTTGAAAACTTCACTAAGGTCGGAGTTATTGGTAAATGTCCACTTATTTCTCTAATTCACCATATTTAGACACTCCCAATGTACAACCAACCCCCTAAATCCCCCTTATCAGGGGGACTTTGAAAACTGCGCAAAGGTCGGGGTTATTGGTAAGTATCTACTTATTTCTCCAATTCACCATAGTTGATCAATAAAGAGGGGATAATTAAATGCATCGAGATGCGGAAATTTTGGTCGTCGGGTTGGGGGCGATGGGGAGCGCTGCTCTATATCATCTCGCACGCCAAGGTGCGGCACCGGTCGGCATAGAGCAATACCCCGTCGGTCATGTGCACGGCAGTTCTCATGGTCACTCAAGGGCGTTTCGGGTCTTCTATAACGACCCCGTATACGTGACTTTGGTGAAAGCCGCCCTTCCGCTGTGGCAGGAATTAGAGACACTTTCTGGCGAACAGCTGCTTACCCCCAACGGCATGCTAGCCTTTGCTAAACCGGGGAATGAACGATTGGATCAGAATATTCGTGTCATGCAGGAAACGAAAACAGCACACGAGGTGCTGACGGCTGAAGAGGTTGCCGCCCGATTTCCGGCACTTCAACTCCCGGCGGGCACCGTCGGCTGCTACACACCGGACTCAGGTTTCCTAAACGCAAGCCGTTGTGTTCGCACACATGTATCACAAGCTGAGCGTTTCGGGGCGACGGTTCACAGTGGGGTAAGCGTCCATCATATCGACATCAGCAAGGAACATCCCGAAATTGAAACATCGGCAGGCACCTATCGCTGCAAAAGGCTTGTCGTTGCCCCCGGACCGTGGGCTTCACAGCTGCTCAAAGATCTCTCACTACCGCTTGAGGTAACACGACAGCAGAAATTTTACTTTCAGCCACAAGACGGCGGGGCGTTGTATCAGCCAGACCGTCTGCCTGTCTACGCGGACTACGACCTGCACTACTACGGCTTTCCCTACTACGGTCCCGGAATCAAGATAGCTGATGACGGGCATGGACCCGTGACCTCTCCTGACACGGTTGATCGGGAGCTAGACCGAGACGTACAGAATGCGCTGGAACAGTGGCTCAAAACAATTATGCCCGGAGTCAATCCTTCCTTTGTTGAAGGCTCAACCTGTATGTATACACTTACGCCAGACAACGACTTTCTTATCGGGCATCATCCGCTGAATTCAAACATCTTTGTCGGGGCAGGGTTCTCAGGACACGGCTTCAAGTTTTCAACCATTGTCGGCAAGATCCTCGCCGAACTCGCCGTTGACGGCAAAACGGATTATCCGATAGACAAATTCCGACTGAACCGATTTGGGTAGATTGACTGACCTTTAGGAGGATGGTATCCGCCATCTGGATAGAGCAAGTAGACATTTTTTTAGGAAAATCCTAACCAACAATCACTGATGAGGTGAACCAATGGTTAAAACTTATCGC is a window encoding:
- the solA gene encoding N-methyl-L-tryptophan oxidase, which encodes MHRDAEILVVGLGAMGSAALYHLARQGAAPVGIEQYPVGHVHGSSHGHSRAFRVFYNDPVYVTLVKAALPLWQELETLSGEQLLTPNGMLAFAKPGNERLDQNIRVMQETKTAHEVLTAEEVAARFPALQLPAGTVGCYTPDSGFLNASRCVRTHVSQAERFGATVHSGVSVHHIDISKEHPEIETSAGTYRCKRLVVAPGPWASQLLKDLSLPLEVTRQQKFYFQPQDGGALYQPDRLPVYADYDLHYYGFPYYGPGIKIADDGHGPVTSPDTVDRELDRDVQNALEQWLKTIMPGVNPSFVEGSTCMYTLTPDNDFLIGHHPLNSNIFVGAGFSGHGFKFSTIVGKILAELAVDGKTDYPIDKFRLNRFG